Proteins encoded together in one Chitinophaga varians window:
- a CDS encoding alpha/beta fold hydrolase, with protein sequence MSRQLYLISGLGADERIFNNLRFPAGYDIHHLKWIDPLPDEPISSYATRMAAGITADGPISLMGVSFGGIMSLEIAKVRPIAQNILVSSIKHTTEKPPYYDWVRKLRLHQLPDAVIYRQRGLVVKKFLNIESREEDQLVKEYLNKSDFTYTRWAVNTILHWKNDTVPPNLVHIHGAKDMPFPIRFVKPTHVIPDGGHFMVLNRAAEVNRILSETLLS encoded by the coding sequence ATGTCCAGACAGCTGTATCTCATCAGTGGCCTCGGGGCTGACGAACGCATCTTCAACAACCTGCGTTTCCCGGCCGGCTATGACATACACCACCTGAAATGGATTGACCCGCTTCCCGATGAGCCCATCAGCAGCTATGCCACCCGTATGGCGGCCGGCATTACCGCTGATGGGCCCATTTCTTTGATGGGCGTGTCTTTTGGCGGTATCATGAGCCTGGAGATAGCCAAGGTGCGGCCCATTGCCCAGAACATCCTGGTGTCCAGCATCAAACACACTACTGAAAAGCCGCCATATTACGACTGGGTACGCAAGCTCCGGCTGCACCAGTTGCCGGACGCCGTCATCTACCGCCAGCGGGGCCTGGTAGTAAAGAAGTTCCTCAATATCGAAAGCAGGGAAGAAGATCAGCTGGTAAAGGAATATCTCAATAAGAGCGATTTCACCTACACCCGGTGGGCCGTGAACACTATCCTGCACTGGAAAAACGATACCGTGCCGCCCAACCTGGTACATATCCACGGGGCCAAAGACATGCCCTTCCCCATCCGTTTTGTAAAGCCCACTCACGTTATTCCCGATGGCGGCCACTTTATGGTGCTCAACCGGGCGGCGGAAGTCAATCGTATCTTAAGCGAAACGCTGCTCAGCTAA
- a CDS encoding sigma-54-dependent transcriptional regulator produces MANILIIDDEKSIRKTLTEILSYEGYKVDEAADGLEGFKMFQAKQYDAVLCDIKMPKMDGLEFLEKAREINQDVPIIMVSGHGNIDTAVDAVKKGAYDYISKPPDLNRLLITLRNAMDKTKLVTETKTLRRKVNKVPEMIGSSAPILKIRETIEKVAPTDARVLITGENGVGKELVARWLHERSNRAAGPMVEVNCAAIPSELIESELFGHEKGSFTSAVKQRIGKFEQASGGTLFLDEIGDMSLSAQAKVLRALQEGKITRVGGDKEISVDVRVVAATNKDLLKEVEDKNFRLDLYHRLSVILIHVASLNDRRDDVPLLVDNFLDAVCSEYGIARKGIDKEAMKALQNHNWSGNIRELRNVVERLVILSGKTITTEDVEDFVVPNRERKKAGS; encoded by the coding sequence ATGGCTAACATTTTAATTATTGACGACGAAAAAAGCATCCGTAAAACACTCACTGAAATTCTGAGCTATGAAGGGTATAAGGTAGACGAGGCTGCGGACGGCTTGGAAGGATTTAAAATGTTCCAGGCAAAACAATACGATGCCGTATTGTGCGATATCAAAATGCCTAAAATGGATGGCTTGGAATTTCTGGAGAAAGCCCGGGAAATCAACCAGGACGTGCCCATCATCATGGTGTCCGGCCATGGTAATATCGATACTGCCGTTGACGCTGTGAAAAAAGGCGCCTATGACTATATCTCCAAACCACCGGACCTGAACCGCCTGCTGATCACCCTGCGCAATGCCATGGACAAAACCAAGCTGGTGACAGAAACAAAGACCCTGCGCCGCAAGGTCAACAAAGTGCCGGAAATGATCGGTTCTTCTGCGCCCATCCTGAAAATCCGTGAAACGATCGAGAAGGTGGCGCCCACCGATGCCCGTGTACTGATCACCGGTGAAAACGGGGTAGGGAAGGAACTGGTGGCCCGCTGGCTCCACGAGCGCAGCAACCGCGCCGCCGGCCCGATGGTGGAAGTCAACTGCGCGGCCATCCCCAGCGAACTGATAGAAAGCGAACTTTTCGGCCATGAAAAAGGCTCCTTCACCTCCGCTGTTAAACAACGCATTGGTAAATTTGAACAGGCGAGCGGCGGTACCCTTTTCCTCGACGAAATCGGCGATATGAGCCTCAGCGCACAGGCTAAAGTGCTCCGTGCCCTGCAGGAAGGGAAAATCACCCGCGTGGGCGGCGACAAGGAAATCAGCGTGGACGTGCGTGTGGTGGCCGCTACCAATAAAGATCTGCTGAAAGAAGTGGAAGACAAAAACTTCCGCCTCGACCTCTACCACCGCCTGAGCGTCATCCTTATTCACGTGGCGTCCCTCAACGACCGCCGCGATGACGTGCCACTGCTGGTCGATAACTTCCTCGATGCTGTGTGCTCTGAATACGGCATCGCCCGCAAAGGAATTGACAAGGAAGCCATGAAAGCGTTGCAAAACCACAACTGGTCAGGTAATATCCGCGAACTGCGCAACGTGGTGGAAAGACTGGTGATCCTCTCCGGTAAAACCATCACCACAGAAGATGTGGAAGACTTTGTAGTACCTAACCGCGAAAGAAAAAAAGCAGGTTCCTGA
- a CDS encoding serine O-acetyltransferase, with product MSDFLEELKRRHQLAAANAYPATSVVSDFANSLINWLFPEHTGQVMADPVLLKEYGRKLEKQLETLLLPMQHQLPAEAGHISRDFMSRVPQIYDELTKDANAIFQGDPAATCLYEVIRAYPGFYAIASYRMAHALYELKIPLLPRMITELAHARTGIDIHPGAVIAPFFCIDHGTGIVIGETTVIGQHVKLYQGVTLGALSIEKTMARSKRHPTIEEHVVIYAGATILGGDTVIGHHSVIGGNVWLIRSVEPFSRIYYKAEHKYLESNHE from the coding sequence ATGAGCGATTTTTTGGAAGAACTGAAGCGGAGACACCAATTGGCTGCCGCAAATGCTTATCCCGCCACAAGTGTTGTAAGTGATTTTGCCAATAGTCTGATTAATTGGTTATTCCCCGAACACACCGGCCAGGTGATGGCCGATCCCGTACTATTAAAAGAGTACGGGCGCAAACTGGAGAAACAGCTGGAGACATTGTTGCTGCCGATGCAGCATCAGTTGCCCGCAGAAGCCGGCCATATCAGCCGGGATTTCATGAGCAGGGTGCCACAGATATATGATGAGCTGACCAAAGACGCAAACGCCATTTTCCAGGGCGATCCGGCAGCGACCTGCCTGTATGAAGTGATCCGTGCCTATCCGGGGTTTTATGCCATTGCGTCTTACCGTATGGCGCATGCCCTGTACGAACTGAAGATACCGCTGCTGCCCAGGATGATCACGGAGCTGGCGCATGCCCGCACCGGTATTGACATTCATCCGGGAGCGGTGATAGCGCCGTTTTTTTGCATAGACCACGGTACCGGTATTGTTATTGGAGAAACCACCGTTATTGGTCAGCATGTAAAGCTGTACCAGGGCGTAACGCTGGGGGCCCTGAGTATAGAAAAGACGATGGCGCGCAGCAAGCGGCACCCGACCATCGAAGAGCATGTGGTGATTTATGCCGGCGCCACCATCCTGGGCGGCGACACGGTAATAGGCCATCACAGTGTTATAGGCGGCAACGTATGGCTGATACGGAGCGTTGAGCCTTTTTCCCGTATCTATTACAAAGCAGAGCATAAGTACCTGGAGAGCAATCACGAATAA
- the cysM gene encoding cysteine synthase CysM, with protein MATILDLVGNTPMVELQRIPENPDVKIYAKLEGTNPGGSVKDRAAYGMIKGALDRGEIRKGTRLIEATSGNTGIALAMIANLFGIEIDLVMPADSTLERVQTMQAYGARVVLEESMETSIDYANAQVAKGGYVMLNQFANPDNYGMHYKTTGPEIWRDTAGQVTHFVSAMGTTGTIMGVSKYLKEQNPAVQIVGCQPTDGSKIPGIRKWPEAYLPKIFDKSRVDVTMEIDEKEAREMTKRLAKEEAIFCGMSSGGAMAAALRLSRELTGGVIVGIICDRGDRYLSSDLFA; from the coding sequence ATGGCGACAATACTGGACCTCGTTGGCAATACGCCAATGGTGGAATTACAACGGATTCCGGAGAACCCGGACGTTAAAATATATGCTAAACTGGAAGGCACCAATCCCGGTGGCAGTGTGAAGGACCGGGCCGCCTATGGCATGATCAAGGGAGCGCTGGACAGGGGTGAGATACGCAAGGGCACCCGGCTGATAGAAGCCACCAGCGGCAATACCGGCATAGCGCTGGCGATGATCGCCAATTTGTTCGGTATCGAGATAGACCTGGTGATGCCGGCCGACTCCACGCTGGAGCGGGTACAGACCATGCAGGCCTATGGCGCCAGAGTGGTGCTGGAAGAGTCTATGGAGACCTCCATTGACTATGCCAATGCACAGGTGGCCAAAGGCGGCTATGTGATGCTGAACCAGTTTGCCAATCCGGACAACTACGGCATGCACTATAAAACCACCGGCCCTGAAATCTGGCGGGACACGGCCGGCCAGGTCACCCATTTTGTGAGCGCCATGGGCACTACAGGCACCATTATGGGCGTATCAAAGTACCTGAAGGAGCAGAACCCGGCGGTGCAGATTGTGGGCTGTCAGCCTACCGATGGCTCCAAAATACCGGGTATCCGTAAATGGCCGGAGGCCTATCTCCCTAAAATATTTGATAAATCGAGGGTGGATGTGACCATGGAGATCGATGAAAAAGAGGCCAGGGAGATGACCAAAAGACTGGCAAAGGAAGAAGCCATTTTCTGTGGTATGAGCAGCGGCGGAGCCATGGCAGCGGCTTTACGGCTTTCACGGGAACTGACTGGTGGCGTGATCGTGGGCATTATTTGTGACCGGGGCGACCGGTACCTGTCGAGCGACTTGTTTGCCTGA
- a CDS encoding pyruvate dehydrogenase complex E1 component subunit beta has protein sequence MRQIAFRQALREALQEEFRRDERVLLMGEEVAEYNGAYKVSQGMLDEFGPKRVIDTPIAELGFAAIGVGAAQNGLRPVVEFMTWNFATLALDQILNTASKMLAMSGGQVGCPIVFRGPNGSAGQLGAQHSTAFESYYANIPGLKVISVSNPYDAKGLLKAAIRDDDPVVFMESEVMYGDMGEVPEEEYIIPIGKADIKRAGKDVTIVSFNKMMKVALGAAEELAKEGIEAEVIDLRTIRPLDWFTILESVKKTNRLVIVEEQWPFSSVSSEIAYRIQKEGFDYLDAPIRRITAPDAPMHYAPNLVKLYMPDVERTVKLVKEVMYMKK, from the coding sequence ATGCGTCAGATAGCTTTCAGACAAGCCTTAAGAGAAGCCCTGCAGGAGGAATTTCGCCGTGATGAACGGGTATTACTGATGGGGGAGGAAGTAGCCGAATACAATGGTGCTTATAAAGTGAGCCAGGGAATGCTCGATGAGTTTGGTCCAAAACGTGTGATTGACACGCCGATCGCTGAACTTGGATTTGCTGCCATTGGCGTTGGTGCTGCACAGAACGGCCTTCGCCCGGTAGTGGAATTTATGACCTGGAACTTCGCAACACTGGCTTTAGACCAGATCCTGAATACGGCTTCCAAAATGCTCGCCATGAGTGGTGGCCAGGTTGGCTGTCCGATCGTTTTCCGCGGGCCTAACGGCTCTGCCGGTCAGCTGGGCGCTCAGCACTCTACAGCTTTTGAAAGCTACTATGCTAACATCCCCGGCCTGAAAGTGATCTCCGTGTCCAATCCATATGACGCGAAAGGTTTGCTCAAAGCGGCTATCCGCGATGACGATCCGGTTGTTTTCATGGAAAGTGAAGTGATGTACGGCGATATGGGCGAAGTACCGGAAGAAGAGTACATCATCCCTATCGGTAAAGCTGACATCAAACGTGCCGGTAAAGATGTGACCATCGTTTCCTTCAATAAAATGATGAAAGTGGCCCTCGGCGCTGCGGAAGAACTGGCGAAAGAAGGCATCGAAGCGGAAGTGATCGACCTGCGTACTATCCGTCCGCTGGACTGGTTCACCATCCTCGAGTCTGTTAAGAAAACCAACCGCCTGGTGATCGTGGAAGAACAATGGCCGTTCTCCAGCGTTTCTTCTGAAATCGCTTACCGCATCCAGAAAGAAGGTTTCGACTACCTGGACGCTCCGATCCGCCGTATCACTGCTCCTGATGCTCCGATGCACTACGCTCCCAACCTGGTGAAGCTGTACATGCCGGATGTTGAACGCACCGTGAAACTGGTAAAAGAAGTAATGTACATGAAGAAATAA
- a CDS encoding acetyl-CoA C-acyltransferase has translation MKEVFIVAAVRTPIGGFNGTLAGVSAVKLGSAVIKAALERAGVDAAKVNEVYMGNVISANLGQAPATQASLGAGLPNTVPCTGVNKVCASGMKAIMLGAQSILLGDNDIVVAGGMENMSGVPYYLDKARTGYKLGHGTVTDGIIRDGLWDPYKDFHMGNAAELCAAEYKITREDQDAYAIESYRRAAVAWEKGYFKKEVVPVEIPGKTVVTVSEDEDYKKVILEKVPTLKPTFQKDGTITAANASNINDGAAAVVLVSGEKLKELGLKPLAKIISFADANQAPEWFTTTPVKAAEKALAKANLKITDMDFAEVNEAFSCVPIANARDLNMPLDKVNVWGGAVAMGHPIGCSGARIVVTLNSILHENNARYGLAAICNGGGGASAMIIEKA, from the coding sequence ATGAAAGAAGTTTTTATAGTAGCCGCGGTCCGTACACCTATTGGTGGTTTCAACGGTACACTGGCCGGCGTTTCGGCCGTAAAGCTGGGTTCTGCCGTTATTAAAGCTGCATTGGAGCGGGCAGGAGTAGATGCCGCTAAAGTGAATGAAGTATATATGGGCAACGTGATCAGTGCGAACCTGGGGCAGGCACCTGCCACACAGGCCAGCCTGGGCGCAGGTTTGCCGAATACAGTGCCCTGCACCGGTGTCAACAAGGTATGTGCTTCCGGTATGAAAGCCATTATGCTGGGCGCGCAGAGCATCCTGCTGGGGGATAACGATATTGTAGTGGCCGGCGGTATGGAGAATATGAGCGGCGTACCATATTACCTGGATAAAGCCCGTACCGGTTATAAACTGGGCCACGGCACGGTGACAGACGGCATCATCCGCGACGGCCTCTGGGACCCCTACAAAGATTTTCACATGGGCAATGCTGCAGAACTTTGCGCAGCAGAATATAAGATTACCCGGGAAGACCAGGACGCCTACGCCATCGAAAGCTACCGCCGTGCTGCTGTTGCCTGGGAAAAAGGCTACTTCAAAAAAGAAGTGGTGCCGGTGGAAATACCCGGTAAAACAGTGGTGACAGTGTCCGAAGACGAAGACTATAAAAAGGTGATCCTGGAAAAAGTGCCTACACTGAAACCCACTTTCCAGAAAGATGGTACCATCACCGCTGCCAACGCGTCCAACATTAATGATGGCGCTGCTGCCGTGGTACTGGTAAGCGGAGAAAAACTGAAGGAGCTGGGCCTGAAGCCGCTGGCTAAAATTATCAGCTTTGCCGATGCCAACCAGGCGCCGGAATGGTTTACCACTACCCCGGTGAAAGCGGCGGAAAAAGCGCTGGCCAAGGCCAACCTGAAAATCACTGACATGGATTTCGCGGAGGTGAACGAAGCCTTCTCCTGCGTGCCCATTGCCAATGCGAGAGACCTGAACATGCCGCTGGACAAAGTGAATGTATGGGGCGGAGCAGTCGCTATGGGACACCCGATCGGTTGCAGTGGCGCCAGAATAGTGGTGACCCTCAATTCCATCCTGCATGAAAACAATGCCCGCTATGGCCTGGCTGCCATCTGTAACGGTGGTGGCGGCGCCAGCGCGATGATCATAGAAAAAGCATAA